In one Alnus glutinosa chromosome 14, dhAlnGlut1.1, whole genome shotgun sequence genomic region, the following are encoded:
- the LOC133857765 gene encoding photosynthetic NDH subunit of lumenal location 4, chloroplastic isoform X2, which produces MAVSTLTVTTPKLLSLQTFNHKSFFTTKSPSSSSSSSSSSSSSPSFCSGSSRSCFSNADNAKLSIASVSSTKKRVFDMGIGLLAASVLAMSPLDANATRIEYYATVGEPLCELNFVKSGLGYCDVSVGSGEKAPYAELIDVHYTARFGDGTVFDSSYKRARPLTMRIGVGKVIKGLDQGIFGGEGVPPMQVENVSLGFLRN; this is translated from the exons ATGGCTGTCTCTACTCTAACCGTTACGACCCCAAAGCTCCTTTCCCTTCAAACCTTCAACCACAAGTCCTTCTTCACCACCAAatccccctcttcttcttcttcttcttcttcttcctcttcttcttcgccTTCTTTTTGTTCTGGTTCTTCTCGCTCTTGTTTTTCGAATGCAGACAATGCGAAGCTCTCTATCGCTTCAGTTTCTTCAACCAAGAAGCGTGTATTTGATATGGGAATTGGGCTTTTAGCAGCGTCAGTTCTGGCTATGTCACCGTTGGATGCCAATGCTACCAGAATTGAGTACTACGCCACTGTGGGAGAGCCTCTGTGTGAACTCAACTTCGTTAAGTCTGGGCTTGGTTACTGTGACGTGTCAGTCGGCTCCGGTGAGAAAGCTCCTTATGCTGAGCTTATCGAT GTTCACTACACTGCAAGATTCGGTGATGGGACAGTCTTCGACAGTAGCTATAAACGTGCTAGACCTCTCACTATGCGTATTGGTGTTGGAAAG GTCATCAAGGGATTGGACCAGGGAATTTTCGGGGGTGAAGGAGTACCTCCAATGCAA GTGGAAAACGTAAGCTTAGGATTCCTCCGGAATTAG
- the LOC133857995 gene encoding heavy metal-associated isoprenylated plant protein 23 yields the protein MGVGGTLEYLSDLMSSSGHKHKKKKQLQTVELKVRMDCDGCELKVKKSLSSLSGVKSVDISRKQQKVTVTGNVEASKVLKKAKSTGKRAEFWPYVPYNLVAQPYTAQAYDKKAPPGYVRNVENTATTATVIRYEDPYITMFSDDNPNACSIM from the exons ATGGGAGTTGGAGGTACTTTGGAGTATTTATCTGACTTGATGAGCAGTAGTGGCCATaaacacaaaaagaagaagcaattaCAGACTGTGGAGCTGAAGGTAAGGATGGACTGTGATGGCTGTGAGCTTAAGGTCAAGAAATCCCTGTCTTCATTAAGTG GAGTTAAATCAGTGGACATAAGCAGGAAACAGCAGAAGGTGACTGTAACCGGAAATGTTGAAGCAAGCAAGGTGCTGAAGAAGGCTAAGTCAACAGGGAAAAGGGCAGAGTTTTGGCCATATGTTCCTTACAATCTAGTGGCTCAGCCTTACACTGCTCAAGCTTATGACAAGAAGGCACCTCCTGGTTATGTCAGGAATGTAGAGAACACTGCCACCACTGCCACTGTGATAAGATATGAGGACCCATACATCACCATGTTCAGTGATGACAACCCCAACGCATGTTCTATTATGTAG
- the LOC133857765 gene encoding photosynthetic NDH subunit of lumenal location 4, chloroplastic isoform X1 — translation MAVSTLTVTTPKLLSLQTFNHKSFFTTKSPSSSSSSSSSSSSSPSFCSGSSRSCFSNADNAKLSIASVSSTKKRVFDMGIGLLAASVLAMSPLDANATRIEYYATVGEPLCELNFVKSGLGYCDVSVGSGEKAPYAELIDVHYTARFGDGTVFDSSYKRARPLTMRIGVGKVIKGLDQGIFGGEGVPPMQVGGKRKLRIPPELAYGPEPAGCFSGDCNVPANATLLYDIKFVGIYSGNRK, via the exons ATGGCTGTCTCTACTCTAACCGTTACGACCCCAAAGCTCCTTTCCCTTCAAACCTTCAACCACAAGTCCTTCTTCACCACCAAatccccctcttcttcttcttcttcttcttcttcctcttcttcttcgccTTCTTTTTGTTCTGGTTCTTCTCGCTCTTGTTTTTCGAATGCAGACAATGCGAAGCTCTCTATCGCTTCAGTTTCTTCAACCAAGAAGCGTGTATTTGATATGGGAATTGGGCTTTTAGCAGCGTCAGTTCTGGCTATGTCACCGTTGGATGCCAATGCTACCAGAATTGAGTACTACGCCACTGTGGGAGAGCCTCTGTGTGAACTCAACTTCGTTAAGTCTGGGCTTGGTTACTGTGACGTGTCAGTCGGCTCCGGTGAGAAAGCTCCTTATGCTGAGCTTATCGAT GTTCACTACACTGCAAGATTCGGTGATGGGACAGTCTTCGACAGTAGCTATAAACGTGCTAGACCTCTCACTATGCGTATTGGTGTTGGAAAG GTCATCAAGGGATTGGACCAGGGAATTTTCGGGGGTGAAGGAGTACCTCCAATGCAAGTAG GTGGAAAACGTAAGCTTAGGATTCCTCCGGAATTAGCGTATGGGCCAGAACCAGCAGGATGCTTTTCAG gtgACTGCAATGTACCTGCCAATGCAACTCTTctatatgatattaaatttgTTGGTATCTACAGTGGAAATAGAAAGTGA